From Bradysia coprophila strain Holo2 chromosome IV unlocalized genomic scaffold, BU_Bcop_v1 contig_5, whole genome shotgun sequence, one genomic window encodes:
- the LOC119071700 gene encoding protein 5NUC-like isoform X2 produces MIKSKTTFGYAAFAVLALSLTQVNSKSVSRNAPLDLIILHNNDMHARFEQTSANSDTCSKEDVTNNKCYGGFARVGYELKKFRNEADNGGAPVLYLNAGDTYTGTPWFSLYKDKIVSAFLNLLRPDAISLGNHEFDNGVDGLVPFLNAAHFPVLAANLDLSKTPEMQNTTSLKKSTVFDVNGVKVGVIGYLTPETKLLVAPNTVEYFDEIQAINSEAEALRQTGVNIIIALGHSGYEKDKEIGIECPLVDVVIGGHSHSFLYTGDHPEPESAIGPYPTTVKKPNGVEVPVVQAYAYTKYLGHLRLSFDANGNLLSFNGTPILLSGEVPRDQDVLALLETYRPGLDELYAEVVGETKVTLDGVCRFGECNFGNLIADSMVYVRSIQHNNSDGYWTDAAISFMNSGGIRANVARGIITHYDLMTVLPFDSRIVVVQMTGKDILTTLENTVRRYSDTIGRGEFFQYSGLQVTFNLTQPTGSRVQSVRVRCANCDVPRFDNLDDSRTYNVVTTDFIGGGGDGHTTFLNKPTISTGIVDLDAVISYIKSVNVVYPAVEWRTTLIGKVQEEDDDDDTEPNNARHVNTSFMLIGSILLSTFYRYL; encoded by the exons ATgatcaaatcaaaaacaacTTTTGGATATGCGGCATTTGCGGTTCTTGCTCTGTCTTTAACGCAAGTTAATTCTAAATCGGTGTCCCGTAACGCTCCGTTAGACTTAATTATTTTGCACAATAATGATATGCATGCACGATTCGAACAGACGTCGGCTAATTCCGATACATGCAGTAAGGAAGACGTTACAAACAACAAATGTTACGGTGGCTTTGCTAGAGTCGGATATga actgaaaaaattccgaaatgaAGCTGACAATGGTGGTGCaccagtactctatttgaatGCAGGCGACACATATACCGGAACGCCTTGGTTTTCACTGTACAAAGATAAAATTGTATCTGCGTTCTTGAATCTATTGCGACCTGATGCGATC TCGCTAGGAAATCATGAGTTTGATAACGGTGTGGATGGATTAGTGCCATTCTTAAATGCAGCCCACTTTCCCGTCCTAGCAGCAAATTTAGATCTATCGAAGACTCCAGAAATGCAGAACACGACATCCTTGAAAAAGTCCACCGTATTCGATGTAAATGGCGTGAAAGTCGGTGTAATTGGTTACTTGACACCTGAAACGAAATTGTTGGTTGCACCGAACACGGttgaatattttgatgaaattcagGCAATTAA TTCCGAAGCAGAGGCGCTAAGGCAAACCGGAGTCAATATAATTATAGCTTTGGGTCATTCAGGCTATGAGAAAGATAAGGAAATTGGTATTGAATGTCCATTAGTTGACGTGGTCATAGGAGGGCATTCACATTCGTTTTTGTACACTGGAGATCACCCAg AGCCGGAGAGTGCTATCGGTCCGTATCCGACTACTGTTAAGAAGCCCAATGGTGTTGAAGTTCCTGTTGTCCAAGCTTATGCGTACACCAAGTATCTTGGACATTTAAGACTGAGT TTTGATGCTAATGGAAATTTGCTCTCCTTCAACGGAACACCTATATTGCTCAGCGGTGAGGTACCTCGAGACCAAGATGTTTTAGCTTTGTTGGAAACGTACCGTCCAGGATTGGATGAACTTTATGCCGAAGTTGTTGGCGAAACTAAG gtgACTTTGGATGGTGTCTGTAGATTTGGCGAATGCAATTTTGGAAATCTTATTGCCGATTCAATGGTATACGTTCGATCCATCCAACATAATAATTCAGATGGATATTGGACAGATGCGGCAATCAGTTTTATGAATAGCGGAG gAATCAGAGCAAATGTTGCTAGGGGAATTATTACGCATTACGATCTTATGACTGTCTTACCATTCGATAGCCGTATCGTAGTAGTACAAATGACAGGAAAGGATATATTGACTACGCTGGAGAATACTGTACGAAG ATATTCGGATACAATTGGCAGAGGCGAATTTTTCCAATATTCTGGCCTACAAGTTACCTTCAATTTAACACAACCGACTGGTTCACGCGTTCAATCCGTCCGAGTGAGATGCGCAAATTGCGATGTTCCGAGATTTGACAATTTGGACGATAGTCGAACATATAATGTAGTAACGACCGATTTCATCGGTGGTGGAGGTGATGGTCACACAACATTTTTG AATAAACCAACCATATCAACTGGCATTGTTGACCTGGACGCAGTTATAAGCTACATAAAGTCAGTAAATGTTGTGTATCCAGCTGTTGAGTGGCGGACAACATTGATCGGAAAAGTGCAGGAAGAGGATGACGACGACGACACAGAGCCAAACAATGCAAGACATGTAAACACATCATTTATGCTCATAGGATCAATTCTGCTTTCGACCTTTTATCGATACTTGtag
- the LOC119071700 gene encoding protein 5NUC-like isoform X1 — protein sequence MIKSKTTFGYAAFAVLALSLTQVNSKSVSRNAPLDLIILHNNDMHARFEQTSANSDTCSKEDVTNNKCYGGFARVGYELKKFRNEADNGGAPVLYLNAGDTYTGTPWFSLYKDKIVSAFLNLLRPDAISLGNHEFDNGVDGLVPFLNAAHFPVLAANLDLSKTPEMQNTTSLKKSTVFDVNGVKVGVIGYLTPETKLLVAPNTVEYFDEIQAINSEAEALRQTGVNIIIALGHSGYEKDKEIGIECPLVDVVIGGHSHSFLYTGDHPEPESAIGPYPTTVKKPNGVEVPVVQAYAYTKYLGHLRLSFDANGNLLSFNGTPILLSGEVPRDQDVLALLETYRPGLDELYAEVVGETKVILDGVCRFGECNFGNLIADSMVYVRSIQHNNSDGYWTDAAISFMNSGGIRANVARGIITHYDLMTVLPFDSRIVVVQMTGKDILTTLENTVRRYSDTIGRGEFFQYSGLQVTFNLTQPTGSRVQSVRVRCANCDVPRFDNLDDSRTYNVVTTDFIGGGGDGHTTFLNKPTISTGIVDLDAVISYIKSVNVVYPAVEWRTTLIGKVQEEDDDDDTEPNNARHVNTSFMLIGSILLSTFYRYL from the exons ATgatcaaatcaaaaacaacTTTTGGATATGCGGCATTTGCGGTTCTTGCTCTGTCTTTAACGCAAGTTAATTCTAAATCGGTGTCCCGTAACGCTCCGTTAGACTTAATTATTTTGCACAATAATGATATGCATGCACGATTCGAACAGACGTCGGCTAATTCCGATACATGCAGTAAGGAAGACGTTACAAACAACAAATGTTACGGTGGCTTTGCTAGAGTCGGATATga actgaaaaaattccgaaatgaAGCTGACAATGGTGGTGCaccagtactctatttgaatGCAGGCGACACATATACCGGAACGCCTTGGTTTTCACTGTACAAAGATAAAATTGTATCTGCGTTCTTGAATCTATTGCGACCTGATGCGATC TCGCTAGGAAATCATGAGTTTGATAACGGTGTGGATGGATTAGTGCCATTCTTAAATGCAGCCCACTTTCCCGTCCTAGCAGCAAATTTAGATCTATCGAAGACTCCAGAAATGCAGAACACGACATCCTTGAAAAAGTCCACCGTATTCGATGTAAATGGCGTGAAAGTCGGTGTAATTGGTTACTTGACACCTGAAACGAAATTGTTGGTTGCACCGAACACGGttgaatattttgatgaaattcagGCAATTAA TTCCGAAGCAGAGGCGCTAAGGCAAACCGGAGTCAATATAATTATAGCTTTGGGTCATTCAGGCTATGAGAAAGATAAGGAAATTGGTATTGAATGTCCATTAGTTGACGTGGTCATAGGAGGGCATTCACATTCGTTTTTGTACACTGGAGATCACCCAg AGCCGGAGAGTGCTATCGGTCCGTATCCGACTACTGTTAAGAAGCCCAATGGTGTTGAAGTTCCTGTTGTCCAAGCTTATGCGTACACCAAGTATCTTGGACATTTAAGACTGAGT TTTGATGCTAATGGAAATTTGCTCTCCTTCAACGGAACACCTATATTGCTCAGCGGTGAGGTACCTCGAGACCAAGATGTTTTAGCTTTGTTGGAAACGTACCGTCCAGGATTGGATGAACTTTATGCCGAAGTTGTTGGCGAAACTAAGGTAAT TTTGGATGGTGTCTGTAGATTTGGCGAATGCAATTTTGGAAATCTTATTGCCGATTCAATGGTATACGTTCGATCCATCCAACATAATAATTCAGATGGATATTGGACAGATGCGGCAATCAGTTTTATGAATAGCGGAG gAATCAGAGCAAATGTTGCTAGGGGAATTATTACGCATTACGATCTTATGACTGTCTTACCATTCGATAGCCGTATCGTAGTAGTACAAATGACAGGAAAGGATATATTGACTACGCTGGAGAATACTGTACGAAG ATATTCGGATACAATTGGCAGAGGCGAATTTTTCCAATATTCTGGCCTACAAGTTACCTTCAATTTAACACAACCGACTGGTTCACGCGTTCAATCCGTCCGAGTGAGATGCGCAAATTGCGATGTTCCGAGATTTGACAATTTGGACGATAGTCGAACATATAATGTAGTAACGACCGATTTCATCGGTGGTGGAGGTGATGGTCACACAACATTTTTG AATAAACCAACCATATCAACTGGCATTGTTGACCTGGACGCAGTTATAAGCTACATAAAGTCAGTAAATGTTGTGTATCCAGCTGTTGAGTGGCGGACAACATTGATCGGAAAAGTGCAGGAAGAGGATGACGACGACGACACAGAGCCAAACAATGCAAGACATGTAAACACATCATTTATGCTCATAGGATCAATTCTGCTTTCGACCTTTTATCGATACTTGtag